Proteins encoded in a region of the Zea mays cultivar B73 chromosome 4, Zm-B73-REFERENCE-NAM-5.0, whole genome shotgun sequence genome:
- the LOC103653031 gene encoding uncharacterized protein produces the protein MRSLLAFLHDVDVAAEVLNNDALQGLERKHISGRKNSHSQFERNMRPRHGMRRRLLVAVERADALTSSGVTLAGRIGLLVDKEASALVLVLLLQLQLQHQHRLLLAHRL, from the exons ATGCGCTCACTGCTGGCATTTTTGCACGATGTGGATGTTGCAGCTGAAGTTCTTAACAATGATGCCCTACAAGGATTAGAAAGGAAACACATATCTGGAAGAAAAAATTCACACAGCCAATTCGAAAGAAATATGCGGCCAAGGCATGGGATGCGGCGGCGTCTGCTCGTGGCCGTAGAACGGGCGGACGCGCTGACCTCGTCGGGCGTGACCTTGGCAGG GAGGATAGGCCTGCTGGTGGACAAGGAGGCCTCCGCCCTGGTCCTGGTGCTGCTGCTACAGCTCCAGCTCCAGCACCAGCACCGGTTGCTGCTCGCCCATAGGCTTTAG
- the LOC100191482 gene encoding zinc finger BED domain-containing protein RICESLEEPER 1, producing the protein MDHSDEHDSDDMKVGAASDGPSRLRKKRSKVWDEYEPIIVDGAIQSAECRYCHMHMSCRGADGQSNGTSHLWRHQKICRAKDEFCPSQLQQDADFSSVINEVEPLEQILPDSLDEIKLVTHSENSKFRSKVWKDFIPFYVQGRVQGADCVHCHKRLTADKGRSHLNRHTQTCPARSGNILNHQKGVSFQSNLPSSKSSLQDELSPALTNGKIQIAEYASKFLKGSSSDASLVERHVLALPAMYDMNPSEKSTPSAQTAADRTRKTDQEASYLELTRMVISHGYPLSIVEHEEMRRFAKSLNPTFNMASSIDIEEYSTLLFQKEKADLKERIALLSRRVSLSASVWAPDGAEASVKYLCLAVHFIDSDWKLQRKTIKFGVFWSLPTSLERMIQFKEACVLDSDIGPFNVIQEALRDWNLDQKHFSLTSGSEIRNDEGTSKLMDLLIQRKCLPIRGELYNIDCVNDVLNNIVSKGQQVLCHVGNILETFIRAHMSSSLTRQQLLEAVAHMGLKCPHEDAKWWHIIYFRLEVLLHFKKAFPSEELLSAGDNKAVESVCRILRAFYHAVEVICSPICPTSNVYFNELWKVRTVLQEEASTDLIELANMVWEMQEAFNEYWQNSYLWLSIPVVLDPRFKITFIEFRLKRAFGTNAEKYVSAIRDTIRELFHEYCGLSNNLGGDTSTREVELDEFDSDSLEDWDEHLNAQTRNQQLRELDNYLEDGIVPRKDDFDILNWWMSNSTKYPTLSIMARDVLAVPASAVNFEAALSGKVNVIHKQWSTLNIKTIEALVCTRDWVK; encoded by the exons ATGGATCACTCTGATGAGCATGACAGTGATGACATGAAAGTAGGGGCAGCTTCTGATGGCCCCTCCAGACTCAGAAAAAAGAGGTCCAAGGTTTGGGACGAATACGAGCCCATCATTGTAGATGGAGCAATTCAGAGCGCGGAATGCCGCTACTGCCATATGCACATGAGTTGCAGAGGTGCTGATGGTCAGTCCAATGGGACAAGCCATTTGTGGCGACACCAGAAAATTTGCCGAGCAAAAGATGAGTTTTGTCCAAGCCAACTGCAACAGGATGCAGACTTTTCATCTG TGATTAATGAAGTAGAGCCGCTGGAACAAATTCTTCCAGATTCACTTGATGAGATAAAGTTGGTGACTCATAGTGAGAATAGCAAATTCAGGTCAAAGGTCTGGAAGGATTTTATACCATTCTATGTTCAAGGGAGAGTCCAGGGTGCTGACTGTGTTCATTGCCACAAGCGACTCACTGCAGATAAAGGTAGAAGCCATTTGAACCGGCATACTCAGACTTGTCCTGCACGAAGTGGAAATATCCTAAATCATCAGAAAGGTGTGTCGTTCCAGTCCAATCTACCGAGTTCTAAATCTAGCCTTCAAGATGAGCTTTCACCTGCCTTGACAAATGGCAAAATTCAGATTGCAGAATATGCTAGTAAGTTCCTCAAAGGCAGCTCTAGCGATGCAAGCCTTGTGGAACGTCATGTTCTAGCTTTACCAGCAATGTATGATATGAATCCCTCAGAGAAAAGCACCCCATCAGCTCAGACTGCTGCTGATAGAACCAGGAAAACTGACCAGGAAGCATCTTATCTAGAATTAACTAGAATGGTTATTTCACATGGCTATCCCTTGTCAATTGTCGAGCATGAAGAAATGAGAAGATTTGCAAAGAGCCTAAACCCCACATTCAACATGGCTTCAAGCATTGATATAGAAGAGTATTCAACTCTTTTGTTTCAGAAAGAAAAGGCTGACCTTAAGGAAAGAATTGCACTTCTGTCCCGTCGGGTTTCCTTGTCAGCAAGTGTTTGGGCTCCTGATGGAGCTGAGGCCTCGGTGAAGTATCTCTGTTTGGCAGTGCATTTTATTGATTCTGATTGGAAACTTCAAAGGAAAACCATCAAATTTGGCGTGTTTTGGTCCTTGCCTACTAGTTTGGAAAGGATGATACAGTTTAAGGAGGCCTGTGTGCTAGATTCTGATATTGGACCATTTAATGTCATACAGGAAGCTTTAAGGGATTGGAATCTTGATCAGAAGCATTTCAGCTTGACATCTGGCAGTGAAATTAGAAACGACGAGGGAACCTCAAAGCTGATGGACTTGCTCATCCAAAGGAAATGCCTTCCTATAAGAGGTGAGCTATACAATATCGATTGTGTGAATGATGTACTTAACAACATTGTCTCGAAAGGGCAACAAGTGCTTTGTCATGTTGGTAACATACTAGAGACATTTATTCGGGCACATATGTCCTCATCTCTGACTCGACAGCAACTTCTAGAAGCTGTTGCACATATGGGATTGAAGTGCCCACACGAAGATGCAAAATGGTGGCACATAATATACTTTAGGCTTGAAGTTCTtctgcatttcaagaaggcatttCCATCTGAAGAATTGTTATCTGCAGGAGACAACAAAGCTGTTGAGTCTGTTTGCAGGATACTCAGGGCTTTTTATCATGCTGTCGAAGTGATTTGTAGCCCTATCTGCCCCACATCAAATGTGTACTTCAATGAACTGTGGAAAGTTAGAACAGTTTTGCAAGAAGAAGCATCAACTGATCTCATTGAACTTGCTAACATGGTTTGGGAGATGCAGGAAGCATTCAATGAGTATTGGCAAAATTCATACTTGTGGCTTTCGATACCTGTTGTTCTTGATCCCAGATTCAAAATTACTTTTATCGAGTTCCGTTTAAAGCGAGCTTTTGGTACCAATGCGGAAAAGTATGTATCTGCCATTCGTGATACAATAAGGGAGCTGTTCCATGAGTATTGTGGTCTTTCAAATAACTTGGGTGGTGATACATCAACTCGTGAAGTTGAGTTGGATGAATTTGACAGTGACTCATTGGAAGATTGGGACGAACATCTTAATGCACAGACAAGGAACCAACAATTGAGAGAACTTGACAACTACCTTGAAGATGGTATTGTCCCAAGGAAGGATGATTTTGATATTTTGAACTGGTGGATGAGTAATTCTACAAAGTATCCAACCCTTTCAATTATGGCACGTGATGTCCTGGCAGTGCCAGCTTCTGCTGTTAATTTTGAGGCCGCATTAAGCGGTAAGGTAAATGTGATACATAAGCAATGGAGCACATTAAATATCAAAACAATTGAGGCTCTTGTATGTACCCGAGATTGGGTTAAATAG
- the LOC100274932 gene encoding uncharacterized protein isoform X2 — translation MSIYGSTPPPPMSTPGSRARAIGLTITLLSVSGGIHFSSTCGFGLLLSFTGILAGANLVAFGVSKADDNPAPTFPTAFDSARALAAFMRRSTATAGLVMASCAVTAVSSGEADPVLFFAMFALLLLGVSLVIAGARGDLPPSLFPCPLTYPLPSVTFTYPGECAAAGSEWVHPEGRASHWNRTAKTSATPPLCRW, via the exons ATGTCTATCTACGGttccacgccgccgccgccgatgagCACGCCGGGGAGCAGGGCCAGGGCCATCGGCCTCACCATCACGCTGCTTTCCGTCAGCGGCGGCATCCACTTCAGCAGCACCTGCGGCTTCGGCTTGCTCCTCAGCTTCACGGGGATCCTCGCCGGCGCCAACCTTGTCGCCTTTGGCGTCAGCAAGGCCGACGACAACCCGGCGCCCACCTTCCCTACGGCGTTCGACAGTGCACGTGCTCTCGCGGCGTTCATGCGCCGCAGCACCGCCACCGCGGGGCTCGTCATGGCTTCCTGTGCCGTCACGGCTGTCTCCAGCGGCGAGGCTGACCCGGTGCTCTTCTTCGCCATGTTCGCTCTGCTCCTGCTGGGGGTCTCACTGGTCATCGCCGGAGCTCGTG GTGATCTTCCCCCTTCCCTCTTCCCCTGTCCGCTGACATATCCCCTACCCTCTGTAACGTTTACGTACCCAGGCGAATGTGCGGCAGCCGGCAGTGAGTGGGTTCATCCAGAGGGTCGTGCAAGCCATTGGAATAGAACTGCGAAGACGTCTGCCACTCCTCCCCTTTGCAG GTGGTGA
- the LOC100274932 gene encoding uncharacterized protein isoform X4, with product MSIYGSTPPPPMSTPGSRARAIGLTITLLSVSGGIHFSSTCGFGLLLSFTGILAGANLVAFGVSKADDNPAPTFPTAFDSARALAAFMRRSTATAGLVMASCAVTAVSSGEADPVLFFAMFALLLLGVSLVIAGARVALYLCQLVASNLQVCQVEKVDHPLF from the exons ATGTCTATCTACGGttccacgccgccgccgccgatgagCACGCCGGGGAGCAGGGCCAGGGCCATCGGCCTCACCATCACGCTGCTTTCCGTCAGCGGCGGCATCCACTTCAGCAGCACCTGCGGCTTCGGCTTGCTCCTCAGCTTCACGGGGATCCTCGCCGGCGCCAACCTTGTCGCCTTTGGCGTCAGCAAGGCCGACGACAACCCGGCGCCCACCTTCCCTACGGCGTTCGACAGTGCACGTGCTCTCGCGGCGTTCATGCGCCGCAGCACCGCCACCGCGGGGCTCGTCATGGCTTCCTGTGCCGTCACGGCTGTCTCCAGCGGCGAGGCTGACCCGGTGCTCTTCTTCGCCATGTTCGCTCTGCTCCTGCTGGGGGTCTCACTGGTCATCGCCGGAGCTCGTG TAGCCTTGTACTTGTGTCAGTTAGTGGCATCCAATCTTCAAGTGTGCCAAGTGGAGAAGGTGGACCATCCGCTGTTTTAG
- the LOC100274932 gene encoding uncharacterized protein isoform X3 — protein MSIYGSTPPPPMSTPGSRARAIGLTITLLSVSGGIHFSSTCGFGLLLSFTGILAGANLVAFGVSKADDNPAPTFPTAFDSARALAAFMRRSTATAGLVMASCAVTAVSSGEADPVLFFAMFALLLLGVSLVIAGARGECAAAGSEWVHPEGRASHWNRTAKTSATPPLCRYRW, from the exons ATGTCTATCTACGGttccacgccgccgccgccgatgagCACGCCGGGGAGCAGGGCCAGGGCCATCGGCCTCACCATCACGCTGCTTTCCGTCAGCGGCGGCATCCACTTCAGCAGCACCTGCGGCTTCGGCTTGCTCCTCAGCTTCACGGGGATCCTCGCCGGCGCCAACCTTGTCGCCTTTGGCGTCAGCAAGGCCGACGACAACCCGGCGCCCACCTTCCCTACGGCGTTCGACAGTGCACGTGCTCTCGCGGCGTTCATGCGCCGCAGCACCGCCACCGCGGGGCTCGTCATGGCTTCCTGTGCCGTCACGGCTGTCTCCAGCGGCGAGGCTGACCCGGTGCTCTTCTTCGCCATGTTCGCTCTGCTCCTGCTGGGGGTCTCACTGGTCATCGCCGGAGCTCGTG GCGAATGTGCGGCAGCCGGCAGTGAGTGGGTTCATCCAGAGGGTCGTGCAAGCCATTGGAATAGAACTGCGAAGACGTCTGCCACTCCTCCCCTTTGCAG ATATAGGTGGTGA
- the LOC100274932 gene encoding uncharacterized protein isoform X5, producing MSIYGSTPPPPMSTPGSRARAIGLTITLLSVSGGIHFSSTCGFGLLLSFTGILAGANLVAFGVSKADDNPAPTFPTAFDSARALAAFMRRSTATAGLVMASCAVTAVSSGEADPVLFFAMFALLLLGVSLVIAGARALYLCQLVASNLQVCQVEKVDHPLF from the exons ATGTCTATCTACGGttccacgccgccgccgccgatgagCACGCCGGGGAGCAGGGCCAGGGCCATCGGCCTCACCATCACGCTGCTTTCCGTCAGCGGCGGCATCCACTTCAGCAGCACCTGCGGCTTCGGCTTGCTCCTCAGCTTCACGGGGATCCTCGCCGGCGCCAACCTTGTCGCCTTTGGCGTCAGCAAGGCCGACGACAACCCGGCGCCCACCTTCCCTACGGCGTTCGACAGTGCACGTGCTCTCGCGGCGTTCATGCGCCGCAGCACCGCCACCGCGGGGCTCGTCATGGCTTCCTGTGCCGTCACGGCTGTCTCCAGCGGCGAGGCTGACCCGGTGCTCTTCTTCGCCATGTTCGCTCTGCTCCTGCTGGGGGTCTCACTGGTCATCGCCGGAGCTCGTG CCTTGTACTTGTGTCAGTTAGTGGCATCCAATCTTCAAGTGTGCCAAGTGGAGAAGGTGGACCATCCGCTGTTTTAG
- the LOC100274932 gene encoding uncharacterized protein isoform X1, whose amino-acid sequence MSIYGSTPPPPMSTPGSRARAIGLTITLLSVSGGIHFSSTCGFGLLLSFTGILAGANLVAFGVSKADDNPAPTFPTAFDSARALAAFMRRSTATAGLVMASCAVTAVSSGEADPVLFFAMFALLLLGVSLVIAGARGDLPPSLFPCPLTYPLPSVTFTYPGECAAAGSEWVHPEGRASHWNRTAKTSATPPLCRYRW is encoded by the exons ATGTCTATCTACGGttccacgccgccgccgccgatgagCACGCCGGGGAGCAGGGCCAGGGCCATCGGCCTCACCATCACGCTGCTTTCCGTCAGCGGCGGCATCCACTTCAGCAGCACCTGCGGCTTCGGCTTGCTCCTCAGCTTCACGGGGATCCTCGCCGGCGCCAACCTTGTCGCCTTTGGCGTCAGCAAGGCCGACGACAACCCGGCGCCCACCTTCCCTACGGCGTTCGACAGTGCACGTGCTCTCGCGGCGTTCATGCGCCGCAGCACCGCCACCGCGGGGCTCGTCATGGCTTCCTGTGCCGTCACGGCTGTCTCCAGCGGCGAGGCTGACCCGGTGCTCTTCTTCGCCATGTTCGCTCTGCTCCTGCTGGGGGTCTCACTGGTCATCGCCGGAGCTCGTG GTGATCTTCCCCCTTCCCTCTTCCCCTGTCCGCTGACATATCCCCTACCCTCTGTAACGTTTACGTACCCAGGCGAATGTGCGGCAGCCGGCAGTGAGTGGGTTCATCCAGAGGGTCGTGCAAGCCATTGGAATAGAACTGCGAAGACGTCTGCCACTCCTCCCCTTTGCAG ATATAGGTGGTGA